The window GGGAGTGATCAAAATTAATCAAGGGCGCTAGCCAATTAGCGGCCACAAAACGGGGATAGCCGGCCACAAATAAAGTTCTGAAATATTTATTGCCTATTTTCAAATGATCAAAGTCAACCTCAAGCGCACCAGGAGCAATCACGTCCTGAACAGAAACCATGCCTTCAGCGAGTTGGGTAATTGGGTCGACGGGTAGTTTGGTCACCACTTGAGGTGATTCAGGCATTTTTCCTTTTTCTTCTGGTTTACCCTGGGCCAAAGGCAGGCCAATCTTTGAAGACCCCTTTTTACTAATATCGGCGATTTTGTTAAGACCCGGTATTTTCATCTTTATTAACAGCTTGTTTAACTAAACCATTAATTTGATTTCTAATTGAATCTTGATTTGGGATTATCTCCTCGGTTGTTGATGATTGGGCGGTTGAGTCGATTGGTGTTGTCTCAATCTTAATTTCTCCTTGAAGTGAGGTTGTTCTTCTAGGTGGTTCGGCTTGGCTTTCTGTTGTTTCCGGCATTGTTTTTGTTATTGAGCTTCTTTCTTGGGTTGTTTCCATAGCTGCTTCCATGATTGGTGTCTGGTATTGCTTAGAACCAGTCATTTGCTGACCTTTAACTTCAGGATTGTAAATATTGAAGTAGAGCTGAATAAGTTCCTGAGTGTTAAGCTGTTTGCCTTTGAGACCTAAACGAGCGAGTTGTCTTAAAATATGATCCCTTTTAGGATAGAGGTTGGTCTTGGCTTTTTGGAGAATGTAGCTCTTATCAAAAGGGAGTTTCTTTCTAGAAAAGGTAGAAGTGAGGATCTGTTTGACGCCTAGTTCTAAGGCACTCATGGGAATGACGAGATAAAACTTTTTATCAAGAACATTGTTTCTGGCAACCGTTTCTTCGATAAACTGGCGATATTTTTGAATCTGAATTTTAATCTCGTCTTTGGTTTCTTTTTCTTCGGCTCTTTTGATTAATTTAAGATAGCCGGAAATATCTTTTCTTTGGGAGCAAAGAACGATTTGAATAGAAAAAGTGAGTGAGTTTAGAAGGCCGGCATAAGCGTAGATGGTGGCTTCCTGTTCTCTTTCTGAAAGGAGACCAAAGTTAATCGCCGTGGTAGCAATCGCCAAACAACAGCTACCGTCTTTGAGAATAACAATCCCGTCTTGGATATCCTCAATATCAAGATGTTCTTGAGTTGAAGCTCTAATCGGTATTTTGGTTGGATCAAGTGTTTTGGGCAGGTTCATGGATTTTTCCTTTGGTGCGAATCTCTAAGGGTTCGACGATCGCGCCAGTAAGATTGGTTTTAATAATATCAAATTGATAACCTTCTTTTTCAGCTTCAATTTCGTATTGACCGTTATCTAGGGGAGTGACGCTTCGAAATTGGCCTAATTTATTAGTTTTCAGAGCCCTGACTGGAATTCCCTGAGTATTTCTGATTTCTATAATCGCATTTTCAATAATTTTGCCCTCAAGGTCAAGAACCATTCCCACAAGAGTATTAGGTTGAGTAGGAGCTTGAGGAAAAGGTAGTTCAGGACTGAATTTAGCTTCCACCGTGGGTTTTCTAGGTTGAGCTGGTTGTTTGGGTAAGACAAAAGGTTTTCTTTTGGGAGTACTTGTTTTTTGAGGATAGCTAATTTTTGGTTTAAAAGTTGTTTCAGGCTTGGTTATTGGTTGGAAAGGTTGCCGAATGGGCGGAATCTTTTCTGTTGGTTGAGCCATATTCGCCGGCATTTTGGTTAATTGGAACATATTAAGAGATTTTTTAATAAAGTTTTCTTCTTGTTGGTCAAGTTGACTTTGAGATTCGGTTGGGAGAGTTGAGAGGTATTCTCTTAATTGTTTTTTATTTGGTGGTGGGGCGGCCTTTTTTTGAAAAACAACCTTTTTGTAACCAGTTTTGAAGATATCAGGCTCCTTAGCTTGTCTTTCCCAGACGAATTGAGTTGGTGAGAAAATAGCTTTGATAAAGGCAACAATCCACTTATCAAGCGGCCTTTCCTGAATCGGCATAAAAGCCATGGCAAAACCAAGAAAAACAGCCAGAGCCACCAAAGGCCATTTAATGATTGGCACGAGGGGAGTGGCATAGAGAATCAAGCCAATAATACAACCACCAGCCAAAAAGCCAAATTGTCGAACGGTCATATCACCAACCAGACGGAATTGGTAAGAAGAAATGTGTTGTGGTACTGGATGTTGTTCCATGACTACCTCTCTATTCTAAAGTGATTTTAAACTCGATTCAACCGTTTCAAACTAGGTCAAATTACAAGGAAAATAGGGCAATTGTCGTTGAAAAGAGTTCTATGATATAATCCAATCAGCATGGCTGGAGAGGAAACATATATTCCAAAACCTAAAGGTCTGGAGGAGATGACTGGAGGTAGTTTACCAGAAGGAAGAGACGAGGAAATTAGGAGAATGGTTGAAGAAAGACCAATTAGCGGTGGTCAGGATGTGCCTGAGGATGAAGGCAAGGTTGATATTAGTGAATTAGTTAAAGCCCAGGTAGAAGCGGCGGTCGCTAGTGTGAGAACGGAATTATCAGACCAAATTTCTGGTTTACAAACCAAACTTCAAGTGAGTGAAGCCCAAAAAGAGGCTTTAGAAAAGAGAATGGAAGGTTTAGAGGGTATCGAGGGGCTAAAAAGACCACTTAATAAAATTCTTAAGGCAATAGAGAGAACGGCTGTGGGAGCAGAAAGAACTGCGGCTAGTGGACAGGCTTCGTCTGAAAGACTTTTAATCCCCGAATCAGAAAGGCCCAAAACAAAAGAAGGCTGGGCTGATTTGGCAAGAGAAGAATTAACAGTTTTAAGAGATCGAGGTGAATCCCCTTATTCTCCTTTTCTATGGGGAGAGAGACCTGAAGTTAAAAGAGTTCTTGAGAGTATTCCTAAAAAAGATTGGGAAGGTATTTCAGCTAAAGAATGGGAAAAATTACAAAAAGAATTAGAAAAAGAGATTTGGGTGATTCAAAAAGAAGACGGTTTAGCAACCCAGTGGTCTCAAAGGTCTAGTAATTTAAAAGCGTTAGGAGAATTAACTGACCTTATTTCGGCCACGGGAGTAGCCTTAGATCCCGAAAAACTAAATGCCTTATCTAGTCTTGCTCCAGCCAAGACACCCGAGTATCTAAAAGAAGAAGGAAAAGAAATTATTCCTGAGGGAGAAAGTATGTCTATCCAGGTTAGTAGAGCCCTTCACATTTACGCTAAATATTTTGGTGTTTGGGCTGAGGAGATAGCTAATGAGATGGATAAACCAGGGGGAATAGAAGATAGACTAAGAACAAGGTGGCTAAAAGGTGACTTTAGCAAGGATAAAAAGAAATGGGGGAAAGCGGTTGATGACGAGATAGATGCGTTTGATTATCGAAATAATTCTAAACTAAGTAAAGCGGGTAAAGAAGTTTTAGAGAGATTAGGATTCGGTAGTGACGGAAAAATTCCTTATAAAACTTTACAAGAAATTTTTAAAGAGATGCCTGATGAGGCTAGTAAGGAAAGGAAATATCAAGATTTGAAGAAGCAGATTGATGATGCTGTTAAAGCTAAAGATACAGGTGGTCTTTCTCTGGCTGAACTTTTCGATAGAAATATATTTTGTCAAAATATTAATGTAAGTGAATCAAGATATACTCAGTGGTTAGTGGCAATGCTCGCTGGTAGTGAATATGCTGGTGAGTCGGCTATGAGATTTTTAAGATATACCGGTGAATCAGGGGAGATGAATACAACTCATGTTCCAGGCGCTTGGGTGAGTGATGGTTTTACTCGTATTCCTTGGATAGAAAGAAGAAGGTTGTCAGAAGCGAGGAAGAGGCGAGTCCGTGGCCCTAATATAACTTTAGGCAGGTATAAATTTCCTATTGAAAGAGAGGGAAAAGAAAGAGGTCTATGCCACAGTTGGGTAAGAGAAGCAGAAGTTAAAATTGGAGATAAAAAGATGAAAATAATTGAGCTTTTAAGAGGCGATAATCGTTGGTTTCATGAGATTCCTTGGGACCAATTGGGTCAAGAGACTTATATTAGTAATTTTACTTTGGCTGTCACTCACGGTGTGAATATTTTTGGATTACTTACCAATCCTAATATTGAATTAACTGGAAGAGAGGGATTACTTAGTCAAGCAGAAGAATTAAAAAAATTAAATAAATCGATGCAATATTCATTTAAAGACTGGGAAAGTGGGGAAATCGCTCTCAAAAAAGAAGACGGGACACCAATAGATGGTGATGGTGGTTGGGAGAAGAGAGAGAATTGGGCTCAATATTGGTTAGAAAAAGTTAAGTCTATAAAAGGATTGTCTGCGTTTGGGAAAAGTCTATGGAGTCCTTGGTTTACTTTTTACCTTGGGGCAATTTATGAACATCATCCGAATCGAAATCTTCCCCAAAGGGAAATTCATTCCC of the Patescibacteria group bacterium genome contains:
- a CDS encoding PrgI family protein; amino-acid sequence: MEQHPVPQHISSYQFRLVGDMTVRQFGFLAGGCIIGLILYATPLVPIIKWPLVALAVFLGFAMAFMPIQERPLDKWIVAFIKAIFSPTQFVWERQAKEPDIFKTGYKKVVFQKKAAPPPNKKQLREYLSTLPTESQSQLDQQEENFIKKSLNMFQLTKMPANMAQPTEKIPPIRQPFQPITKPETTFKPKISYPQKTSTPKRKPFVLPKQPAQPRKPTVEAKFSPELPFPQAPTQPNTLVGMVLDLEGKIIENAIIEIRNTQGIPVRALKTNKLGQFRSVTPLDNGQYEIEAEKEGYQFDIIKTNLTGAIVEPLEIRTKGKIHEPAQNT